In the genome of Xyrauchen texanus isolate HMW12.3.18 chromosome 33, RBS_HiC_50CHRs, whole genome shotgun sequence, one region contains:
- the hs3st3l gene encoding heparan sulfate (glucosamine) 3-O-sulfotransferase 3-like, with translation MATFNMPLLDIRRLLQKLVIMLSFSIICVSLIYLLLGCCESDLVDSSKNSPLLLTGWYRERHNKTVLREILTVPDYAEEDSVNSTNSSGKDWTAIRRLPHALIIGVKKGGTRALLEFLRLHPDIRALGSEPHFFDRHYARGLSWYRSMMPKALDGQIVMEKTPRYFVTPETPARIHAMSRDIKLIVVVRDPITRAISDYTQIISKTPDIPSFESLTFKNRTTGQIDSLWSPLYIGLYAKHLERWLAYFPLSQIHFVHGERLISDPAGELGRVQDFLGLQRIITDKHFYFNKTKGFPCLKKPEGSSKPHCLGNTKGRTHPKIDPEVILKLREFYQPHSMKFYQMAGMDFGWQ, from the exons ATGGCAACTTTTAACATGCCACTCCTGGACATCCGGAGACTATTGCAGAAACTTGTAATCATGTTGTCCTTCAGCATTATATGCGTCTCTCTCATTTACCTTTTGCTGGGATGCTGCGAGTCGGACTTGGTGGACAGTTCCAAAAACTCACCGTTGCTTTTAACGGGATGGTACCGAGAGCGCCATAATAAGACCGTACTCAGAGAAATATTAACGGTGCCTGACTACGCGGAGGAAGATAGTGTAAATTCAACCAACAGCTCGGGGAAAGATTGGACCGCTATCCGGCGACTTCCACACGCTCTGATCATCGGAGTGAAGAAGGGAGGAACCAGAGCGCTTCTGGAATTCTTGAGACTTCATCCTGACATCCGAGCTCTTGGGTCCGAGCCGCATTTCTTTGACAGACACTATGCGCGTGGACTCAGCTGGTACAG GAGCATGATGCCCAAAGCTCTTGATGGGCAAATCGTAATGGAGAAGACGCCCAGATACTTTGTTACGCCAGAGACACCGGCCCGCATCCATGCCATGTCCCGGGATATCAAGCTAATTGTTGTGGTTCGGGACCCTATCACCCGCGCCATTTCAGACTACACACAGATAATTTCTAAAACCCCTGATATCCCTAGTTTTGAGAGCCTGACGTTTAAGAACAGAACCACAGGACAGATAGACTCTCTCTGGAGCCCTCTGTACATTGGACTGTACGCCAAGCACTTGGAGCGGTGGCTGGCCTACTTTCCTCTCTCGCAGATCCATTTTGTCCATGGAGAGAGACTGATAAGTGACCCGGCGGGCGAGCTGGGTCGCGTACAGGACTTTCTTGGTCTGCAGAGGATCATTACAGACAAACACTTCTACTTCAACAAGACAAAGGGATTTCCTTGCCTCAAAAAGCCAGAAGGCAGTAGCAAACCCCACTGTCTGGGCAACACCAAAGGCAGAACTCACCCTAAAATTGACCCAGAGGTCATTCTGAAACTTAGGGAATTCTACCAGCCCCACAGCATGAAGTTTTACCAAATGGCAGGCATGGACTTTGGATGGCAGTGA